The Bos taurus isolate L1 Dominette 01449 registration number 42190680 breed Hereford chromosome 18, ARS-UCD2.0, whole genome shotgun sequence genome has a window encoding:
- the ZNF865 gene encoding zinc finger protein 865 isoform X2 yields the protein MEANPAGSGAGGGGSGGLGGEDGVHFQSYPFDFLEFLNHQRFEPMELYGEHAKAVAALPCAPGPPPQPPPQPPPPQYDYPPQASFKPKAEAPSSSSSSSSSSSSSSSSSSQAKKPDPPLPPAFGAPPPPIFDTAFPAPQWGIVDLSGHQHLFGNLKRGGPASGPGATPGLAAPPGTPGPLPAASQAPPGPAAGTAGCDAAKDDKGYFRRLKYLMERRFPCGVCQKSFKQSSHLVQHMLVHSGERPYECGVCGRTYNHVSSLIRHRRCHKDVPPAAGAPAPPPLPPLGLPAPAAPSSAPPGPPAAPTDGSAAPAGAGVGVAPPVGTAAAAGGGDGPFACTLCWKVFKKPSHLHQHQIIHTGEKPFSCSVCSKSFNRRESLKRHVKTHSADLLRLPCGVCGKAFRDAAYLLKHQAAHAGAPGPRPAYPCELCGKSYSAPQSLLRHKAAHGPPAAPDAPKDAAAPGAPPAPAFPPGPYLLPPDPPASDGEKAAAAAAAAVVYGAVPVPLLGAHPLLLGGAGPGGAGGSGAGTPGKTFCCGICGRGFGRRETLKRHERIHTGEKPHQCPVCGKRFRESFHLSKHHVVHTRERPYKCELCGKVFGYPQSLTRHRQVHRLQLPCALAGAAGLPAAQGAAGAAGPSSSAASGAAADGLSYACSDCGEHFPDLFHVMSHKEAHMAEKPYGCDACGKTFGFIENLMWHKLVHQAAPERLLPPAPGGAQPPEGSGGTDAATVLDNGLAGEVGAAVAALAGVSGGEDAGGSAAAGGSGGASAGPERFSCATCGQSFKHFLGLVTHKYVHLVRRTLGCGLCGQSFAGAYDLLLHRRSHRQKRGFRCPVCGKRFWEAALLMRHQRCHTEQRPYRCGVCGRGFLRSWYLRQHRVVHTGERAFKCGVCAKRFAQSSSLAEHRRLHAVARPLRCGACGKTFRYRSNLLEHQRLHLGERAYRCEHCGKGFFYLSSVLRHQRAHEPPRPELRCPACLKAFKDPGYFRKHLAAHQGGRPFRCSSCGEGFANTYGLKKHRLAHKAEGLAGPGTGAGPLPGKDA from the coding sequence ATGGAGGCCAACCCAGCGGGCAGCGGCGCCGGGGGCGGCGGGAGCGGCGGCCTGGGGGGCGAGGACGGGGTCCACTTCCAAAGCTACCCCTTCGACTTCCTGGAGTTCCTCAACCACCAGCGTTTCGAGCCCATGGAGCTGTACGGGGAGCACGCCAAGGCGGTAGCTGCGCTGCCCTGCGCGCCGGGGCCCCCGCCACAGCCGCCGCCACAGCCACCGCCGCCCCAGTACGACTACCCGCCCCAGGCCAGCTTCAAGCCCAAGGCCGAGGCCCCCTCCTCGTCGTCCTCCTcgtcctcgtcctcctcctcGTCCTCGTCGTCGTCTTCCCAGGCCAAGAAGCCCGACCCGCCACTGCCGCCCGCCTTTGGGGCACCGCCGCCCCCGATCTTCGACACGGCCTTCCCTGCCCCGCAGTGGGGCATCGTGGACCTCTCGGGCCACCAGCACCTGTTTGGGAACCTGAAGCGCGGGGGGCCGGCCTCCGGGCCAGGGGCCACGCCGGGGCTGGCCGCGCCCCCGGGGACCCCTGGGCCACTCCCCGCTGCCTCGCAGGCGCCGCCGGGTCCGGCGGCGGGGACAGCAGGCTGCGACGCGGCCAAGGATGACAAAGGCTACTTCCGGCGGCTCAAGTACCTGATGGAGCGGCGCTTCCCATGCGGCGTGTGCCAGAAGTCCTTCAAGCAGTCCTCGCACCTGGTGCAGCACATGCTCGTGCACTCGGGCGAGCGGCCCTACGAGTGCGGCGTCTGCGGCCGCACCTACAACCACGTGTCCAGCCTTATCCGCCACCGCCGCTGCCACAAGGACGTGCCGCCGGCTGCGGGCGCCCCGGCGCCACCGCCGCTCCCGCCGCTGGGCCTGCCAGCGCCTGCCGCGCCCTCCTCGGCGCCCCCTGGGCCCCCGGCCGCGCCCACCGATGGCAGCGCGGCCCCCGCGGGCGCGGGCGTCGGGGTGGCCCCTCCAGTGgggacggcggcggcggcggggggtgGCGACGGCCCGTTCGCCTGCACGCTGTGCTGGAAGGTGTTCAAGAAGCCCAGCCACCTGCACCAGCACCAGATCATCcacacgggcgagaagccctTCTCGTGCTCCGTGTGCAGCAAGAGCTTCAACCGCCGGGAGAGCCTCAAGCGCCATGTGAAGACGCACTCGGCCGACCTGCTGCGCCTGCCCTGCGGCGTGTGCGGCAAGGCCTTCCGCGACGCCGCCTACTTGCTCAAGCACCAGGCGGCGCACGCGGGCGCTCCCGGGCCGCGGCCCGCTTACCCCTGCGAGCTGTGCGGCAAGTCCTACTCAGCGCCGCAGAGCCTGCTGCGCCACAAGGCGGCGCACGGCCCGCCCGCTGCCCCTGACGCGCCCAAGGACGCGGCGGCCCCCGGCGCGCCGCCCGCACCCGCCTTCCCGCCGGGGCCCTACCTGCTGCCCCCGGACCCGCCCGCCTCAGACGGCGagaaggcggcggcggcggcggccgcggcagTGGTGTACGGCGCCGTGCCCGTCCCGCTGCTGGGCGCCCACCCGCTGCTGCTCGGCGGGGCCGGCCCTGGCGGGGCTGGGGGCTCGGGCGCCGGCACGCCCGGCAAGACGTTCTGCTGTGGCATTTGCGGGCGTGGCTTTGGGCGCCGCGAGACCCTGAAGCGGCACGAGCGGATCCACACGGGTGAGAAGCCGCACCAGTGCCCGGTGTGCGGGAAGCGCTTCCGCGAGTCCTTCCACCTGAGCAAGCACCACGTGGTGCATACCCGCGAGCGGCCCTATAAGTGCGAACTCTGCGGCAAGGTCTTCGGCTACCCGCAGAGCCTCACGCGCCACCGCCAAGTGCACCGGCTCCAGCTGCCCTGCGCCCTGGCCGGGGCCGCTGGCCTCCCCGCCGCCCAGGGCGCCGCGGGGGCAGCCGGCCCGAGCAGCTCAGCCGCGTCTGGGGCCGCCGCGGACGGGCTCAGCTACGCCTGCTCGGACTGTGGCGAGCACTTCCCGGATCTCTTCCACGTCATGAGCCACAAGGAGGCGCACATGGCCGAGAAGCCCTACGGCTGCGACGCCTGTGGCAAGACCTTCGGCTTCATCGAGAACCTCATGTGGCACAAGCTGGTGCACCAGGCGGCCCCCGAGCGCCTGCTGCCGCCCGCGCCCGGCGGCGCCCAGCCCCCGGAGGGCTCCGGCGGCACCGACGCGGCCACCGTGCTGGACAACGGGCTGGccggggaggtgggggcagccGTGGCGGCGCTGGCCGGGGTGTCCGGGGGCGAGGACGCTGGTGGGTCCGCGGCGGCCGGGGGCAGCGGGGGCGCCAGCGCGGGCCCCGAGCGCTTCAGCTGTGCCACCTGCGGCCAGAGCTTCAAGCACTTCCTGGGCTTGGTGACCCACAAGTACGTGCACCTGGTGCGCCGGACCCTGGGCTGCGGCCTGTGCGGCCAGAGCTTCGCGGGCGCCTACGACCTGCTGCTGCACCGGCGCAGCCACCGGCAGAAGCGAGGCTTCCGCTGCCCGGTGTGCGGCAAGCGCTTCTGGGAGGCGGCCCTGCTCATGCGCCACCAGCGCTGCCACACGGAGCAGCGGCCCTACCGCTGCGGCGTGTGTGGCCGCGGCTTCCTGCGCTCCTGGTACCTGCGGCAGCACCGCGTGGTGCACACGGGCGAGCGCGCCTTCAAGTGCGGCGTGTGCGCCAAGCGCTTCGCGCAGTCGTCCAGCCTGGCGGAGCACCGGCGGCTACACGCTGTGGCGCGGCCCTTGCGCTGCGGCGCCTGCGGCAAGACCTTCCGCTACCGCTCCAACCTGCTGGAGCACCAGCGGCTGCACCTTGGCGAGCGCGCCTATCGCTGCGAGCACTGCGGCAAGGGCTTCTTCTACCTGAGCTCCGTGCTGCGCCATCAGCGCGCGCACGAGCCGCCGCGGCCCGAGCTCCGCTGTCCCGCCTGCCTCAAGGCCTTCAAGGATCCCGGCTACTTCCGGAAGCACCTGGCGGCCCACCAGGGTGGCCGGCCTTTCCGCTGCTCCTCCTGCGGCGAGGGGTTCGCCAACACATACGGCCTCAAGAAACACCGCCTGGCGCACAAGGCTGAGGGCCTGGCGGGGCCGGGAACAGGGGCCGGCCCGTTGCCCGGGAAGGACGCCTGA
- the ZNF865 gene encoding zinc finger protein 865 isoform X1, whose product MRPCLLSPALFSAGSPVSPPPRMEANPAGSGAGGGGSGGLGGEDGVHFQSYPFDFLEFLNHQRFEPMELYGEHAKAVAALPCAPGPPPQPPPQPPPPQYDYPPQASFKPKAEAPSSSSSSSSSSSSSSSSSSQAKKPDPPLPPAFGAPPPPIFDTAFPAPQWGIVDLSGHQHLFGNLKRGGPASGPGATPGLAAPPGTPGPLPAASQAPPGPAAGTAGCDAAKDDKGYFRRLKYLMERRFPCGVCQKSFKQSSHLVQHMLVHSGERPYECGVCGRTYNHVSSLIRHRRCHKDVPPAAGAPAPPPLPPLGLPAPAAPSSAPPGPPAAPTDGSAAPAGAGVGVAPPVGTAAAAGGGDGPFACTLCWKVFKKPSHLHQHQIIHTGEKPFSCSVCSKSFNRRESLKRHVKTHSADLLRLPCGVCGKAFRDAAYLLKHQAAHAGAPGPRPAYPCELCGKSYSAPQSLLRHKAAHGPPAAPDAPKDAAAPGAPPAPAFPPGPYLLPPDPPASDGEKAAAAAAAAVVYGAVPVPLLGAHPLLLGGAGPGGAGGSGAGTPGKTFCCGICGRGFGRRETLKRHERIHTGEKPHQCPVCGKRFRESFHLSKHHVVHTRERPYKCELCGKVFGYPQSLTRHRQVHRLQLPCALAGAAGLPAAQGAAGAAGPSSSAASGAAADGLSYACSDCGEHFPDLFHVMSHKEAHMAEKPYGCDACGKTFGFIENLMWHKLVHQAAPERLLPPAPGGAQPPEGSGGTDAATVLDNGLAGEVGAAVAALAGVSGGEDAGGSAAAGGSGGASAGPERFSCATCGQSFKHFLGLVTHKYVHLVRRTLGCGLCGQSFAGAYDLLLHRRSHRQKRGFRCPVCGKRFWEAALLMRHQRCHTEQRPYRCGVCGRGFLRSWYLRQHRVVHTGERAFKCGVCAKRFAQSSSLAEHRRLHAVARPLRCGACGKTFRYRSNLLEHQRLHLGERAYRCEHCGKGFFYLSSVLRHQRAHEPPRPELRCPACLKAFKDPGYFRKHLAAHQGGRPFRCSSCGEGFANTYGLKKHRLAHKAEGLAGPGTGAGPLPGKDA is encoded by the coding sequence ATGCGGCCCTGCCTCCTGAGCCCCGCTCTCTTCTCCGCAGGGTCCCCCGTCTCCCCGCCGCCCAGAATGGAGGCCAACCCAGCGGGCAGCGGCGCCGGGGGCGGCGGGAGCGGCGGCCTGGGGGGCGAGGACGGGGTCCACTTCCAAAGCTACCCCTTCGACTTCCTGGAGTTCCTCAACCACCAGCGTTTCGAGCCCATGGAGCTGTACGGGGAGCACGCCAAGGCGGTAGCTGCGCTGCCCTGCGCGCCGGGGCCCCCGCCACAGCCGCCGCCACAGCCACCGCCGCCCCAGTACGACTACCCGCCCCAGGCCAGCTTCAAGCCCAAGGCCGAGGCCCCCTCCTCGTCGTCCTCCTcgtcctcgtcctcctcctcGTCCTCGTCGTCGTCTTCCCAGGCCAAGAAGCCCGACCCGCCACTGCCGCCCGCCTTTGGGGCACCGCCGCCCCCGATCTTCGACACGGCCTTCCCTGCCCCGCAGTGGGGCATCGTGGACCTCTCGGGCCACCAGCACCTGTTTGGGAACCTGAAGCGCGGGGGGCCGGCCTCCGGGCCAGGGGCCACGCCGGGGCTGGCCGCGCCCCCGGGGACCCCTGGGCCACTCCCCGCTGCCTCGCAGGCGCCGCCGGGTCCGGCGGCGGGGACAGCAGGCTGCGACGCGGCCAAGGATGACAAAGGCTACTTCCGGCGGCTCAAGTACCTGATGGAGCGGCGCTTCCCATGCGGCGTGTGCCAGAAGTCCTTCAAGCAGTCCTCGCACCTGGTGCAGCACATGCTCGTGCACTCGGGCGAGCGGCCCTACGAGTGCGGCGTCTGCGGCCGCACCTACAACCACGTGTCCAGCCTTATCCGCCACCGCCGCTGCCACAAGGACGTGCCGCCGGCTGCGGGCGCCCCGGCGCCACCGCCGCTCCCGCCGCTGGGCCTGCCAGCGCCTGCCGCGCCCTCCTCGGCGCCCCCTGGGCCCCCGGCCGCGCCCACCGATGGCAGCGCGGCCCCCGCGGGCGCGGGCGTCGGGGTGGCCCCTCCAGTGgggacggcggcggcggcggggggtgGCGACGGCCCGTTCGCCTGCACGCTGTGCTGGAAGGTGTTCAAGAAGCCCAGCCACCTGCACCAGCACCAGATCATCcacacgggcgagaagccctTCTCGTGCTCCGTGTGCAGCAAGAGCTTCAACCGCCGGGAGAGCCTCAAGCGCCATGTGAAGACGCACTCGGCCGACCTGCTGCGCCTGCCCTGCGGCGTGTGCGGCAAGGCCTTCCGCGACGCCGCCTACTTGCTCAAGCACCAGGCGGCGCACGCGGGCGCTCCCGGGCCGCGGCCCGCTTACCCCTGCGAGCTGTGCGGCAAGTCCTACTCAGCGCCGCAGAGCCTGCTGCGCCACAAGGCGGCGCACGGCCCGCCCGCTGCCCCTGACGCGCCCAAGGACGCGGCGGCCCCCGGCGCGCCGCCCGCACCCGCCTTCCCGCCGGGGCCCTACCTGCTGCCCCCGGACCCGCCCGCCTCAGACGGCGagaaggcggcggcggcggcggccgcggcagTGGTGTACGGCGCCGTGCCCGTCCCGCTGCTGGGCGCCCACCCGCTGCTGCTCGGCGGGGCCGGCCCTGGCGGGGCTGGGGGCTCGGGCGCCGGCACGCCCGGCAAGACGTTCTGCTGTGGCATTTGCGGGCGTGGCTTTGGGCGCCGCGAGACCCTGAAGCGGCACGAGCGGATCCACACGGGTGAGAAGCCGCACCAGTGCCCGGTGTGCGGGAAGCGCTTCCGCGAGTCCTTCCACCTGAGCAAGCACCACGTGGTGCATACCCGCGAGCGGCCCTATAAGTGCGAACTCTGCGGCAAGGTCTTCGGCTACCCGCAGAGCCTCACGCGCCACCGCCAAGTGCACCGGCTCCAGCTGCCCTGCGCCCTGGCCGGGGCCGCTGGCCTCCCCGCCGCCCAGGGCGCCGCGGGGGCAGCCGGCCCGAGCAGCTCAGCCGCGTCTGGGGCCGCCGCGGACGGGCTCAGCTACGCCTGCTCGGACTGTGGCGAGCACTTCCCGGATCTCTTCCACGTCATGAGCCACAAGGAGGCGCACATGGCCGAGAAGCCCTACGGCTGCGACGCCTGTGGCAAGACCTTCGGCTTCATCGAGAACCTCATGTGGCACAAGCTGGTGCACCAGGCGGCCCCCGAGCGCCTGCTGCCGCCCGCGCCCGGCGGCGCCCAGCCCCCGGAGGGCTCCGGCGGCACCGACGCGGCCACCGTGCTGGACAACGGGCTGGccggggaggtgggggcagccGTGGCGGCGCTGGCCGGGGTGTCCGGGGGCGAGGACGCTGGTGGGTCCGCGGCGGCCGGGGGCAGCGGGGGCGCCAGCGCGGGCCCCGAGCGCTTCAGCTGTGCCACCTGCGGCCAGAGCTTCAAGCACTTCCTGGGCTTGGTGACCCACAAGTACGTGCACCTGGTGCGCCGGACCCTGGGCTGCGGCCTGTGCGGCCAGAGCTTCGCGGGCGCCTACGACCTGCTGCTGCACCGGCGCAGCCACCGGCAGAAGCGAGGCTTCCGCTGCCCGGTGTGCGGCAAGCGCTTCTGGGAGGCGGCCCTGCTCATGCGCCACCAGCGCTGCCACACGGAGCAGCGGCCCTACCGCTGCGGCGTGTGTGGCCGCGGCTTCCTGCGCTCCTGGTACCTGCGGCAGCACCGCGTGGTGCACACGGGCGAGCGCGCCTTCAAGTGCGGCGTGTGCGCCAAGCGCTTCGCGCAGTCGTCCAGCCTGGCGGAGCACCGGCGGCTACACGCTGTGGCGCGGCCCTTGCGCTGCGGCGCCTGCGGCAAGACCTTCCGCTACCGCTCCAACCTGCTGGAGCACCAGCGGCTGCACCTTGGCGAGCGCGCCTATCGCTGCGAGCACTGCGGCAAGGGCTTCTTCTACCTGAGCTCCGTGCTGCGCCATCAGCGCGCGCACGAGCCGCCGCGGCCCGAGCTCCGCTGTCCCGCCTGCCTCAAGGCCTTCAAGGATCCCGGCTACTTCCGGAAGCACCTGGCGGCCCACCAGGGTGGCCGGCCTTTCCGCTGCTCCTCCTGCGGCGAGGGGTTCGCCAACACATACGGCCTCAAGAAACACCGCCTGGCGCACAAGGCTGAGGGCCTGGCGGGGCCGGGAACAGGGGCCGGCCCGTTGCCCGGGAAGGACGCCTGA
- the ZNF784 gene encoding zinc finger protein 784 gives MAAARPEPPSPSSAAPEPPSSEPPDVVLVHDDGRPATPPSDLIEIQVVKVTDTTLVPEPPEPGSLHCALCPAAFRLVSELLFHEHGHLAGAEGGGQGGDPSRCHVCGHSCPGPASLRAHYSLHTGERPYRCALCPRAFKALAPLLRHQHRHGVEPGAPRRPPEAAAATPEQRTGAPPERSEVVLAAAAAGAAVGKPFACRFCAKPFRRSSDMLDHERVHTGERPYHCGVCGKGFTQSSVLSVHARIHTGERPFRCSLCDRTFNNSSNFRKHQRTHVHGRGRGTLGARWHRGLRGRGAGVGQGTLLKRGVGRRPE, from the exons ATGGCCGCCGCGCGCCCGGAACCCCCGAGTCCGAGCTCAGCGGCCCCGGAGCCGCCATCCTCGGAACCTCCGGACGTG GTCCTGGTGCATGATGATGGCCGCCCGGCCACCCCCCCGAGTGACCTCATCGAGATCCAGGTGGTGAAGGTGACGGACACCACCCTGGTCCCCGAGCCCCCGGAGCCAGGTTCTCTGCACTGTGCCTTGTGCCCGGCTGCCTTCCGGCTGGTCTCCGAGCTGCTGTTCCATGAACATGGTCACCTGGCGGGGGCTGAGGGTGGCGGGCAGGGTGGGGACCCCAGCCGGTGTCATGTGTGTGGCCACAGCTGCCCCGGCCCTGCCAGCCTCCGTGCCCACTATAGCCTGCATACGGGCGAGCGGCCCTACCGCTGCGCGCTCTGCCCCCGGGCCTTCAAGGCCCTGGCCCCTCTGCTGCGGCACCAGCACCGACACGGGGTAGAGCCGGGGGCCCCTCGGAGGCCcccggaggcggcggcggcgactcCAGAGCAGCGGACCGGGGCGCCCCCGGAGAGGTCGGAGGTTGTGCTGGCGGCGGCAGCTGCGGGCGCGGCGGTGGGGAAGCCCTTCGCCTGCAGGTTCTGCGCCAAGCCGTTCCGCCGCTCCTCAGACATGCTAGACCACGAGCGGGTGCACACGGGCGAGCGGCCCTACCACTGCGGCGTGTGCGGCAAGGGCTTCACCCAGTCCTCGGTGCTCAGCGTCCACGCGCGCATCCACACTGGCGAGCGCCCCTTCCGCTGCAGCCTCTGCGACCGCACTTTCAACAACTCCTCCAACTTCCGCAAGCATCAGCGCACCCATGTCCACGGCCGGGGCCGGGGGACTCTGGGGGCCCGCTGGCACCGGGGGCTGAGGGGCCGGGGAGCAGGTGTGGGGCAGGGAACCCTCCTGAAGAGGGGTGTGGGGAGACGGCCAGAGTAA